A genome region from Natronosalvus rutilus includes the following:
- a CDS encoding PH domain-containing protein, with translation MTDSSTHRLHPLSAVTTTLRSAVVGLSMPFFLVSVLSAVFDAVSVTWALYLAPIGLLVGAGYGLAYYYRFEYGLTDDTVDVASGVFSRRAREIPYRRIQNVDVRQGVFHRVAGLAVVSIETAGGGETEAALDFVGEDEAKRLQREIRRRTARRPDEAEADTDTSAPATRPTTAPDETDQHERESERDHPWSGQASALTDSGLESATTRTETGTEAPFEDDQPTLLFALDARELLLYAFTTVRPAAAASVLALAFFFTSQVEALLLATAQPFGGPASFTDATPSGYVALGLASAINGVVVTYAVSVAYTFATYYDFRLGRAGDDFVYERGLLQRYSGSVPSEKVQSVTITDNPLQRALGYAGLWVETAGYGPDSSGGSTSAVPLARVERVQTFAENLTGTEPPRFESPPAVARRRYFVRYALVAAVLVGVAFGISSLTGFGTEYWYLSVAVFLAVPPAAHIRYVNLGYSVGDDHLVIRRGFWRRRTTVIPYYRIQTVSNRRSIFQRRLGLTSVVVDTASSQTFVWKTPTIYDVDLEDGRIVASTGRKRLQTALRERREATDEGPRFSVDFT, from the coding sequence TCGGCGCCGGTTACGGCCTCGCGTACTACTACCGGTTCGAGTACGGGCTCACCGACGACACGGTCGACGTCGCCTCCGGCGTCTTCTCCCGGCGCGCTCGAGAGATCCCCTACCGGCGCATCCAGAACGTCGACGTTCGTCAGGGCGTGTTCCACCGCGTGGCGGGTCTCGCGGTCGTCTCGATCGAAACCGCCGGCGGCGGCGAGACGGAAGCGGCACTCGACTTCGTCGGCGAGGACGAAGCGAAGCGCCTGCAGCGCGAGATTCGGCGACGAACCGCGCGTCGACCCGACGAAGCCGAGGCCGACACCGATACATCCGCTCCAGCGACACGCCCCACGACCGCACCGGACGAAACCGACCAGCACGAGCGTGAGAGCGAGCGCGATCACCCCTGGAGCGGCCAGGCCTCGGCCCTCACGGATTCGGGCCTCGAGTCCGCGACTACGAGGACGGAGACCGGGACAGAGGCACCGTTCGAGGACGACCAACCGACGCTACTGTTCGCACTCGATGCCCGAGAGTTGTTGCTCTACGCGTTCACGACGGTTCGCCCGGCGGCGGCCGCCAGTGTCCTCGCGCTCGCGTTCTTCTTCACCAGCCAGGTCGAGGCGCTGTTGCTCGCGACGGCCCAACCGTTCGGCGGCCCGGCCTCGTTCACGGACGCGACGCCCTCGGGGTACGTCGCCCTGGGGCTCGCCTCGGCGATCAACGGCGTCGTCGTCACCTACGCCGTCAGCGTCGCCTACACCTTCGCCACCTACTACGACTTCCGACTCGGCCGGGCCGGCGACGACTTCGTCTATGAACGCGGCCTGCTCCAGCGCTACAGCGGCTCGGTCCCGTCCGAGAAAGTCCAGTCGGTGACGATCACCGACAATCCGCTCCAGCGGGCGCTCGGCTACGCCGGCCTCTGGGTCGAAACCGCCGGCTACGGCCCGGACTCGAGCGGCGGGAGCACGTCCGCCGTCCCGCTGGCGAGGGTCGAGCGCGTCCAGACGTTCGCGGAGAACCTCACGGGCACCGAACCCCCGCGATTCGAGTCGCCGCCGGCAGTCGCCCGCCGGCGCTACTTCGTGCGCTACGCGCTCGTCGCGGCGGTTCTCGTGGGGGTCGCGTTCGGGATCTCGAGCCTGACCGGCTTCGGGACGGAGTACTGGTATCTCTCGGTGGCCGTCTTCCTCGCGGTACCCCCAGCAGCCCACATCCGATACGTCAACCTCGGCTACTCCGTCGGTGACGATCACCTCGTGATTCGCCGGGGCTTCTGGCGACGGCGAACGACCGTAATTCCCTACTACCGGATCCAGACCGTCTCGAATCGCCGGTCGATCTTCCAGCGTCGACTCGGGCTGACCTCGGTCGTCGTCGACACGGCCAGCTCTCAGACGTTCGTCTGGAAGACGCCGACCATCTACGACGTCGACCTCGAGGACGGCCGTATCGTCGCGTCGACGGGTCGAAAACGGTTACAGACCGCCCTGCGCGAGCGCCGCGAGGCGACGGACGAGGGGCCGCGGTTTTCGGTGGATTTTACCTGA